Genomic segment of Gloeocapsa sp. PCC 7428:
CCATAATAATTTACTTGTCTTGGACCTTAACATCTATAGTGCAACTAGGTCTTGGTACTATACCAATATTTGTGGCACGATAAGAGTAATAAATACTAGTCAAATTACTTTTCAACTCAAATGAATCTGGATGTCTCTAGAAATGAGAAATCAATGAAGCAGTTCAAAATTATTATTGAAAAGCATCCAGATGGATATGTTGCTTACCCTATTGGTGTTGCGGGTGCGATTGTTGGGCAGGGAGATACGTATGAAGAAGCCTTATCAGATGTAAAATCGGCGATCACCTGCTACATTGAAGTTTTTGGCAAAGAAATGCTAGAAGATGTTCCATGTGTAGAGGTTTTTATTGCTGAGGCTGGAGTTATACTCTAGATGCCGAAGTTTCCAGTCGATGCACCTAAGAAGCGTGTAGTCAAAGCGTTTGAGCTATTAGGTTTTAAAATCGTTCGTGAACGAGAACACATCGTCATGAAACGCGAGAATGAAGATGGAACAGAGACACCGTTAGTTATGCCAAATCACTCGACTATTAAAAGTGGAACGTTGAGAGCTATCTGCACTCAGACTGGAATTTCTAGAGAAGAATTTTTAGAAGCATATAATCAAAGCTAAGTGGTTGTCAGCAGTTCACAAGTTGCTACCAAACTATACATAAAAAATATGGTTATAAATATGTTTAAATATTTGATAGAACCGAAATCTCTACTTTTTCCCTACCATATAGCTAATAGAGAATCCCAGTACATAATTACTGGCGACAAAGATTTGCTTGTATTAAATCCATTTCGGAGTGCGATCATAATTACAGCCGAAGAGTTCTTAAAGACGATTGAGCATGAGTAGCAGATGACTTTTAGAGTATTGGTGGGGAGATTGCTGCTACTTCATTAGATAATGAACTCGTATGAATGTGATGTCTATCCGTAATCCTGTTCTATTGCTTCATGGTCGAATTTCTAGCCACCTGCAAATGAGTAAACTGGCAGATTATCTAAGTCATTTAGGATGGCATACTTATTCTCTTAGTTTTGAACCAAGTACGGGAGAACTAGGATTAGAACATTGGGCACGGCAAATTGAAGACTATATCAGCAGAAACTTTTCCCTAGAGCAACCTATAGATATTGTAGGCTTCAGTATGGGTGGGCTTGCAGGTCGATATTATCTTCAGTGTTTAGGTGGAGTTAATCGAGTTCAACGTTTCATCAGCATTTCTACACCCCATCGCGGAACGTGGACTGCATATCTCTTGTCGCATATAGGATGTCGTCAAATGCGACCAAATAGCCCATTCTTAAAGATGCTAGATCGGCATATTGAATGCTTGGCATCTGTTAGTTGTACGACCATTTGGACTTTCTTTGATGTGGTAATTTTGCCAGCTAGTTCTTCAATACTTCCCATTGGTAACTCCGTGCAAATTCCTGTTATTTGGCATGACTGTATGCCTTTTAGTAATAGAGTGATGCAAGTAGTCGCTGAGGCTCTTATACAGGAACCTAGTTAAAAATTGCACGGTACAACAAATGCTTACACTAAACAAGCGATCGCCTACTTACCCTGTATCCAGCTCATCAAATTTGCAAAAGCGTCTTTGGTACACATGAAACCCTAATTGACGTTTTTAATATCCTCCTAAAATTCCTCGGCGCTTTGCTACAACTTCTGCACGACGAAATACTACTAAACCTAAGACTAGATATCCTAATCCATTGAGAAAGGCAAGCGAAATTTCAACAAAGTTTAAACTTAGATTACGTGCCATTAAATCGCGGAGAATTCCTGCACCCATTGTCATTGGTAACAGCAATCTTACAATTGATAGCGTTCCGCTCCAAGTTTCGCTCGGAACCGTTAATAAAAACAATAAAGCAAATTGCGTCAGCCCAAGTAATTGCTGAATACGTTTAAATAGTAAAGCTAAAGAAGCCATAAGGAAGGCTAAACCATAAGCACCGAATAAAACTGTGAGAAGTGGCAAAATTAAAGTTGGGGGAAAATATAATCGTCGTCCTGTTAGTAAGAGAATTAGTAGTAAAATTCCTGTAATTAAGACAATATTGATCGTTAAACTTGCGATCGCACGTGCTAAAAACACCCGTGATACACCATAGGGCGTGAGCATGACTTGCTCTAAAGTTCCCGTTTGTGCTTCAATTTGCAGAATGCTAACAATACTCGTAACAACAAAGATTACCAAAGTCCACAGCACATAGCCAACGACAATTGCATCTAGGCGATCGCCAAATTGTAAATTGGGACCTGCAATGTAACGGGCACTGAGAAATAAACCGTAAAATACGGATGTAATGATAAAAACTCCAGCAACGGCATCAACAGGATAGCGCGTAAACTCAATCCAACTGCGTTTGAGTTCAGCTAAAAATAGTTCAAGCATTACGGTTTTCTCGGACAATTTTGAGGAAGACTTGCGTTAAGTCAGCTTGTTGTTTGACTTGAACTAAAGGTAAAGGATTAAGAAAAGCTAAAACTTGATATAAACCTGCGGGTATGCCATCGTAAACGATTTTATCAGCTTGAACGGTGACACCCAAAGATTCAAGTTTACTGATTTGCACAGGATCTAATTCACCCGTAAACTCAATAATATAAGTTGAACCCGAAAAACGCCGAATAATTTCACGCGTCGATTCCTCGGCTAAAATTTTGCCTTGTTGAATAATCGCGACGCGATCTGATATTTCTTCTGCGACATCGAGTTGATGTGTTGTGAGTAGAATCGCGCAGCCTTCTTGTGCAATTTCTCTTACTAAAACTTTGACATTTTGACTAGCTTCCACATCTAAACCTAATGTTGGTTCATCGAGTAATAACAAGCGTGGATTGTGAACTAATGCGACAGCGATCGCCAGCTTTTGCTGCATTCCGCGTGAAAGTGTTTGCACTGGGGCGCGGCGTTTTGATATCAAGTCGAATCTTTCTAATAATTGCAGTCCGTTTTTATAGGCTACACGGCGATTTAACCCGCGTAATGTGCCAAAATACTCTAAGTTCTCTTCGGGAGTCAGTCGCCAGTAAAGATTGCGGTTTCCTTCTAAAACTGCACCTACCAAGCGTAGCGATCGCGGATTGCGATGCGGGTCAGAACCCGCAATTCGCACAGTTCCAACATCAGGCTTGATTAAACCGGCGATCATTTTGATGCAAGTTGTTTTTCCGGCACCATTGGGACCAAGAAATGCAAGAATTTCACCGG
This window contains:
- a CDS encoding type II toxin-antitoxin system HicB family antitoxin encodes the protein MKQFKIIIEKHPDGYVAYPIGVAGAIVGQGDTYEEALSDVKSAITCYIEVFGKEMLEDVPCVEVFIAEAGVIL
- a CDS encoding type II toxin-antitoxin system HicA family toxin; this encodes MPKFPVDAPKKRVVKAFELLGFKIVREREHIVMKRENEDGTETPLVMPNHSTIKSGTLRAICTQTGISREEFLEAYNQS
- a CDS encoding triacylglycerol lipase codes for the protein MNVMSIRNPVLLLHGRISSHLQMSKLADYLSHLGWHTYSLSFEPSTGELGLEHWARQIEDYISRNFSLEQPIDIVGFSMGGLAGRYYLQCLGGVNRVQRFISISTPHRGTWTAYLLSHIGCRQMRPNSPFLKMLDRHIECLASVSCTTIWTFFDVVILPASSSILPIGNSVQIPVIWHDCMPFSNRVMQVVAEALIQEPS
- a CDS encoding ABC transporter permease; translation: MLELFLAELKRSWIEFTRYPVDAVAGVFIITSVFYGLFLSARYIAGPNLQFGDRLDAIVVGYVLWTLVIFVVTSIVSILQIEAQTGTLEQVMLTPYGVSRVFLARAIASLTINIVLITGILLLILLLTGRRLYFPPTLILPLLTVLFGAYGLAFLMASLALLFKRIQQLLGLTQFALLFLLTVPSETWSGTLSIVRLLLPMTMGAGILRDLMARNLSLNFVEISLAFLNGLGYLVLGLVVFRRAEVVAKRRGILGGY
- a CDS encoding ABC transporter ATP-binding protein produces the protein MPAIQHAPLLIALEVYNLHKTYKQRQKLIEAVRGVSLNINSGEILAFLGPNGAGKTTCIKMIAGLIKPDVGTVRIAGSDPHRNPRSLRLVGAVLEGNRNLYWRLTPEENLEYFGTLRGLNRRVAYKNGLQLLERFDLISKRRAPVQTLSRGMQQKLAIAVALVHNPRLLLLDEPTLGLDVEASQNVKVLVREIAQEGCAILLTTHQLDVAEEISDRVAIIQQGKILAEESTREIIRRFSGSTYIIEFTGELDPVQISKLESLGVTVQADKIVYDGIPAGLYQVLAFLNPLPLVQVKQQADLTQVFLKIVRENRNA